In Cervus elaphus chromosome 5, mCerEla1.1, whole genome shotgun sequence, the following proteins share a genomic window:
- the ZNHIT3 gene encoding zinc finger HIT domain-containing protein 3, whose product MASLSCGTAVCVVCLEKPKYRCPACRVPYCSLPCFRKHKEQCKPATGPVEKKIRSALTAKTKKPVENEDDDDDSVADFLNSDEEEDRVSLQNLKNLGESAALRSLLLNPHLRQLMVELDRADDKAKLMRACMQEPLFVEFADCCLRIVEPSQNEDP is encoded by the exons ATGGCGTCGCTCAGCTGCGGTACTGCCGTCTGCGTTGTCTGTTTGGAGAAGCCCAAATACCGCTGCCCCGCCTGCCGCGTGCCCTA CTGTTCCTTGCCCTGCTTCCGGAAGCACAAAG AGCAGTGCAAGCCTGCAACTGGTCCTGTcgagaaaaaaataagatcagcTCTTACTGCAAAAACTAAAAAGCCTGTGGAAAATGAAG ATGATGACGACGACTCTGTGGCTGATTTTCTCAATAGTGACGAGGAAGAGGACAGAGTGTCTTTGCAGAATTTAAAGAACTTAG GGGAGTCTGCAGCGCTGAGGAGCTTACTGCTCAACCCGCACCTCAGACAGCTGATGGTCGAGCTCGATCGGGCAGATGACAAGGCCAAGCTTATGCGAGCCTGCATGCAGGAGCCCTTGTTTGTGGAGTTCGCTGACTGCTGCTTGAGGATCGTGGAGCCGTCTCAGAACGAGGATCCTTAA
- the MYO19 gene encoding unconventional myosin-XIX isoform X3, which produces MREYHAASQPQTLRPHIFTVGEQTYRNVRSLIEPVNQSIVVSGESGAGKTWTSRCLMKFYAVVAASPTSWESHKVAERIEQRILNSNPIMEAFGNACTLRNNNSSRFGKFIQLQLNGAQQMTGAAVQTYLLEKTRVACQAPSERNFHIFYQIYKGARAEERVQWRLPEGAAFSWLPHPERTLEEDCFEVTREAMLHLGIDAPTQNNIFQALAGLLHLGNTRFADSGNEAQPCPLVNDAQCEGSVRTSALLLGLPEDHLLETLRIRTIRAGRDQQVFRKPCSQAECDTRRDCLAKLVYARLFDWLVSVINSSICATPDSWTTFIGLLDVYGFESFPNNSLEQLCINYANEKLQQHFVAHYLRAQQEEYAVEGLAWSFVSYQDNQPCLDLIEGSPVSICSLLNEECRLNRPSSAAQLQTRIESALTGRPRLGRDRLSPEPSFIVLHYAGPVRYRTAGLVEKNKDPVPPELTRLLQQSQDPLLKVLFPADPEEKSQEEPSGQNRAPVLTVVSKFKASLEQLLQVLHGTTPHYIRCIKPNSQAQAQIFHREEVLSQLEACGLVETIHISAAGFPIRVSHRNFLERYKLLRRLRPATTPGPHGLCLDGGHSEWPPCTEPAMLQGLLQDILHVLPAPLHCGRTKVFMTDSTLELLERRRAQVLEQCARHIQRGWRRHRCRTQARQRRAAVLIQAAVRSWLTRKHVQRLHAAATVIKRAWREWRIRMAFLASEELDGVEEKHSSQTSCSPSSSPLPPAQTRLQGAITRLWPLGLALANAAVGMHGFQRKLVVFACLQLPVGSPRSCAVQTAQEQAGVLSIRALPQGSIRFHCRKSPLRYADTCPGPSPDSVTGFNQILLERHRLGHV; this is translated from the exons ACATGGACATCCCGCTGCCTGATGAAGTTCTACGCCGTTGTGGCTGCCTCACCCACGTCCTGGGAAAGCCACAAGGTTGCCGAGAGGATCGAACAGCGCATCTTGAACTCCAACCCCATCATGGAAGCTTTTG GGAACGCGTGCACATTGAGGAACAACAACAGCAGCCGCTTCGGGAAGTTCATCCAGCTCCAGCTGAACGG ggcccagcagaTGACGGGAGCTGCAGTTCAGACCTACCTCCTGGAGAAAACTCGAGTGGCCTGCCAGGCCCCCAGCGAGAGGAACTTCCACATCTTCTACCAG ATCTACAAAGGAGCCCGCGCCGAGGAGAGGGTCCAGTGGCGCCTCCCCGAGGGAGCCGCCTTCTCCTGGCTGCCCCACCCAGAGAGGACCTTGGAAG AAGATTGTTTCGAGGTGACCAGGGAGGCCATGCTTCATTTGGGCATTGATGCCCCCACCCAGAACAACATCTTTCAG GCCCTGGCTGGACTGCTGCACCTCGGCAACACCCGGTTTGCTGACTCGGGGAACGAAGCCCAGCCCTGCCCGCTGGTGAACGATGCTCAGTGTGAGG GCTCTGTCAGGACGTCGGCCTTGCTGCTGGGGCTCCCGGAAGATCATCTGCTAGAGACACTGCGGATTCGAACCATCCGGGCGGGCAGGGACCAGCAGGTGTTCCGGAAGCCCTGCTCCCAGGCGGAGTGCGACACCCGCAGAGACTGTCTGGCCAAACTGGTTTATGCACG GCTGTTTGACTGGCTGGTCTCGGTGATCAACAGCAGCATCTGTGCCACCCCCGACTCCTGGACCACTTTCATAG GCCTGCTGGACGTGTACGGGTTTGAGTCGTTCCCCAACAACAGCCTGGAGCAGCTCTGCATCAACTACGCCAACGAGAAGCTGCAGCAGCACTTCGTGGCTCACTACCTCCGGGCCCAGCAG gagGAGTACGCAGTGGAGGGCCTGGCGTGGTCGTTTGTCAGCTACCAGGACAACCAGCCCTGCTTGGACCTCATCGAGGGGAGCCCCGTCAGCATCTGCTCCCTCTTAAACGAG GAGTGCCGCCTTAACCGGCCAAGCAGCGCCGCCCAGCTCCAGACGCGCATCGAGAGCGCCCTGACCGGCCGCCCCCGCCTGGGCCGCGACAGGCTGAGCCCGGAGCCCAGCTTCATTGTGCTGCATTATGCAGGGCCTGTGCGGTACCGCACCGCGGGCCTGGTGGAGAAGAACAAG GACCCCGTCCCCCCGGAACTGACCAGGCTCCTGCAGCAGTCCCAGGACCCCCTGCTCAAGGTGCTGTTTCCTGCTGACCCTGAAGAGAAGTCCCAGGAAGAGCCCTCCGGCCAGAACCGGGCCCCCGTGTTGACCGTGGTGTCCAAGTTCAAG GCCTCCCTGGAGCAGCTCCTGCAGGTCCTACACGGCACCACACCCCACTACATTCGCTGCATCAAGCCCAACAGCCAGGCCCAGGCGCAGATATTCCACCGAGAGGAG GTCCTGAGCCAGCTGGAGGCCTGTGGCCTCGTGGAGACCATCCACATCAGTGCCGCCGGCTTCCCCATCCG GGTCTCTCACCGGAACTTCCTGGAGCGGTACAAGTTACTGAGAAGGCTCCGTCCAGCCACAACCCCCGGCCCCCATGGCCTGTGTCTAGATGGAGGGCACTCAG AGTGGCCTCCATGCACTGAGCCGGCCATGCTGCAGGGCCTCCTCCAGGACATCCTCCACGTGCTGCCAGCCCCGCTGCACTGCGGCAGGACCAAGGTGTTCATGACTGACTCCACG CTGGAGCTCCTGGAGCGCAGGCGTGCCCAGGTGCTGGAGCAGTGTGCCCGCCACATCCAGCGTGGCTGGAGGAGACACCGGTGCCGCACGCAGGCCAGGCAGAGGCGGGCGGCTGTGCTCATCCAGGCAG CCGTCCGTTCCTGGCTGACTCGGAAGCACGTCCAGCGGCTGCATGCGGCTGCCACAGTCATCAAGCGTGCGTGGCGGGAGTGGAGG ATCAGAATGGCCTTCCTTGCTTCTGAAGAACTGGATGGTGTGGAAGAAAAACACTCATCTCAAACTTCCTGCTCCCCAAGCTCCAGCCCACTGCCCCCGGCTCAGACCAGGCTCCAGGGCGCAATAACCCGGCTCTGGCCCCTGGGACTGGCCCTGGCCAATGCGGCGGTGGGCATGCATGGCtttcagaggaagctggtggTCTTCGCCTGCCTCCAGCTCCCCGTGGGCAGCCCCAGGAGCTGCGCTGTCCAGACGGCCCAAGAACAAGCCGGAGTCCTGTCCATCCGAGCACTGCCTCAG GGCTCGATCAGGTTTCACTGCAGAAAGTCTCCGCTGCGTTATGCTGACACCTGCCCTGGACCCTCGCCCGACAGCGTTACTGGCTTCAATCAGATCCTGCTGGAAAGACACAGGCTGGGCCACGTGTGA